CCGGCTGCCGGTGCGCACCCGCGACGACGGCCGGCTCGAGGTCGGCGTCGCCGCGCGGGTGCCGGCCGTCGCGGTCGGGGCGGGCGCGGGGATGGTGTCGGAGTTCGCCAACACCGACCTGATGGGCGCGTACGCCGGTCAGGGTGACGATCTGTCCCTCGGGCTCGAGTCGCTGCGGATCGGTGACCTCGTGGTGCTGGAGGACAGCGACCACCGCTTCGGCCGTGGCTTCCGGCCCGGCTATCTGACCATCGGGGTGATCAGCACCGGTCACTGCCGCCTGTTCGGGCACGGTCCCGGGCCGAGCAGCATCCTGTCCGGACCGGCCGAAGCGTTCCACATCGTCGACGACCCCGACGCCTGCCTTGGAGGACTGCTGTGACCACCGTCGCGGTGAACCTGACCGGAGTGGTGGAGACGCCCACCATGCCGTCGTCGCCCTACCTCATCGACGCCGACGGGCACCCCTACGTGCCGGTCGGTGACGGGGGCGTGGTGCTCGGCGTACACGTGGGTGACGGGGTCTTCGACGTCGACGGCGACCACGTCGCGCCCGGCGTCACGCTGGCGCACGCCGACCAGGCGGCCCGGCACGCGTTGACCGCCTTCGCCTGCTTCGGCAACCGGGCGCTCGTGCGCAGCGGCGCGGCGGCCGGCACCGAGGGTTTCGTGCTCGGCAAGCGCGGCGAGGAGGGCCGGGTCATCGTCGTGTTCCCGGACGACGTGCTCGCGCGGCTGGTGCCGGGCGACACCATCGTCGTGCGCGGCTTCGGCCAGGGCGCCACGATCCCCGGGGTGGCGCTGCTGAACGCCGACCCCGGCGCGCTGTCACTGCTGCCGCTGACGATCGGCGACGGGTCGGTGTCGGCGGTCGTGCGGGCGGTGCTGCCGTCCTCGTACGCCGGGAATGGGATTGGTCGTCCGGCCC
This genomic interval from Asanoa ferruginea contains the following:
- a CDS encoding DUF4438 domain-containing protein encodes the protein MTTVAVNLTGVVETPTMPSSPYLIDADGHPYVPVGDGGVVLGVHVGDGVFDVDGDHVAPGVTLAHADQAARHALTAFACFGNRALVRSGAAAGTEGFVLGKRGEEGRVIVVFPDDVLARLVPGDTIVVRGFGQGATIPGVALLNADPGALSLLPLTIGDGSVSAVVRAVLPSSYAGNGIGRPAQMWDIDLQLTPATDPGLRLGDLVAVDDLDVRHNAGYRRGYRTIGLIVHGGSPLPGHGPGLMPILCAPAENLPVTIAADALPMLRPDHLNSRP